The genomic window CCAGCCGGGACAGCGGCGCGTCGGCGCCCGCGGTGCGCGCCGCGACCACGAAGGTGGCCAGGTGGCCGGCGACCACCACGGCGGAGGCGACCACCACGCCCACCCAGGTGCGCCGGGCGAGCAGGCCGGACCGGACGTCAGCCACCGCGGTGCGCAGCGCCCGCCCCCACCTGGACGCGCCGGAGCGGGGCGCCGCCCGGGCGAGCAGGGCCAGGCCCAGCCCGGCGACGAGCAGCGCGCCGGTCACCGCCGGCAGGTACGGCCGGACCGGCGAGGGCAGCGCCGCCAGCACCGCCACGGCGATGACGAGCTGGACGACCTGTCCGGCGGTGCGTTCCCAGACCACCGCGCGGATGCCCCGGCTGACATCGCCGGCGTCCCGGCCGTGCCGCACCGCGCGGTGCACGTCGCCCAGCACCCCGCCGGGGAGGGTCGAGTTGAGGAAGACCGCGCGGTAGCAGTGCGCCACCGCGGCGCCCATCGGCAGCCGCACGCCGAGGCCGCCCGCGACCAGCGCCCACCGCCAGGCGCAGCAGACGGTGGTGACCAGGCCGATGGCGAGGGCTGCGGCGAGCGCCGGGCCGTCGATCAGCCGCAGCCCGTCGAGGAACGGGCCGGTGCCCACCCACCAGACCAGGGCGGCGAGCACCCCGAGCCCACCGAGCGTGCGGACCCAGGCCCACGGCGACCGGGCCGCGGGGCTCGCCGCCGGCGCGGCCGGGGACGCTGCGGTCACCACCGGGGGTACGACGGGCGCGGCGATGGTCGCGTGCGACAAGCGGTCCTCCCTCAGTCCACCTGGTGTCACGTACGGCGGGGCGGTCCGGTTCACCCGCCGGCCAGCAGGTCGGCATGGTGCAGCAGCACCCGCAGCCGGCCCTGGGCCGCCTCGGCCAGCCTCCGCCGCCGGTACCCCCCGGCCGGGGCGGCCAGCTCCGGCCGCTGCTCGACGGCCGCGTCGAGCCAGCCGGCCAACCACTCGGCGGTCAGCGCCGCCTGCTCCGGGCCGAGCCGCCACGGGCTGGGCCGCACCAGCACCTCGATCCCCCGCCGGGTGAACGCCGCCCGGGTGGCCTCGACCGCGTCCGGCCCGAGCAGGGCGCGGCCGTCGACGGTACGGCGCTGGTGCGCGTCGAACGCCGCAGCGAACTCCGCGTCCAGCGGGTCGGCCGGGGTGAACTCGACCCGGCCGACCACGGTGAGCATGAACAGCGTGGGGTGCCCGGCGCAGGCCGCCACCACCCGCTCGACCTCCTCGGCGGTGAGCATGTCCAGCAGCGCCGACGCGGTGACCAGGCCGGCGCCGGCGAGGTCCGCGGCGGTCAGCCGGGTGATGTCGGCGCGCCGGGTCTCGACGGTGACCGGGCTGCCGTCGGCGGCGGCGTCGACCAGGTCGGCGGCGGCCCGGTCCAGCAGGCCGGCGTCCCGGTCGTACAGGATCCAGTGCTGCGGCCCGGAAAGCAGCGGCGCCAGCCAGCGCCCCATCGAGCCGGTCCCGGTGCCCAGGTCGTGCACGACCAGCGGCCGGTCACCGGCCAGCCGGCGGCGGACCACGTCGACCAGTCCGGTGGCGCGGGCCGCGGCGTCGGCGGGCTCGCGCAGCCGCAGCCAGTCCGCGAAGTCGGGCGGGAGTGGGGTGGTCATGCCGCCGTCGCCTCCTTCAGTACGGCCGCCAGGCGGGTCGAGGTGACCGCCCAGTCGGTGAGGGTGTCCCGCCGGTCCCGGGCGGAGCGGCGCAGCCGGGCCCGCAGCGCGGGGTCGGTGAGCCAGCGGCGGAGCGCGCCGGCCAGCGCGTCCGGGTCGTCGGGCGGCACGAGCAGGCCGGGCCGGCTGCCGTCAGGGGCGCGCCCGAGCGCCTCGGGCAGCCCGCCGACCTCGGTGCCCAGCACCGGTACGCCCCGGGCCAACGCCTCGGTGACCACCATCCCGTACGTCTCCCCCCGCGAGGCGAGCACCAGCAGGTCGGCGCGGGCGTACGCGTCGTGCAGGGCCGCGCCGGTGCGGGCGCCGACCAGGCGGACCCGGCCGGTGAGTTCGGCGCCGGTGAGCTGCCCGCGCAGCCGGTCGACGAAGTCGGGATCCCGGGTCAGCGCGCCCACGCAGTCGCAGGTCCAGGGCAGGTCGGCGACCGCGGCCAGCGCCGCGGCGAGCACGTCGTGACCCTTGTGCGCGGTGACCGCCGCGACGCAGAGCAGCGCCGAGCCGGCCGCCGAGCCGGTGGCCGGCGGCGCCGGGTCGACCCCGGGCGGGGCCGCCCGGACCCGGTCGGCGGGCAGGGCGTACCGGTCGAGCAGCCGGCGGCGGGTCCACTCGCTGGTGGTGACCACGGCGGTGGCGGCGGCCAGTGCCTCGGCCTCGGCGTCGGTCTCCAGCGGCAGGTGTACGAGCACCACCAGGCGCAGCCGGCGGGCCTGCGGCGCCAGCACCTCCGGCACGGTCGAGGCGACGAGTCCGTCGAGCAGCACCAGCGCGCGGTCGGGCACCCCCGCGAGCACCCCGGCGAGGGCGGCCCGCTCCCCCGCCCCCGGTCGCGGCCAGCCGCCGGGCACGGGATGCTCCCGGACGGTCCAGCCGGCCGCGGCGAGTCCCCGGCAGACCCGGCGGTCGTAGCCGTTGCCGCCGCTGGGGGTGGCCGGATCGTCGATGTCGCCCGGCAGCACCACGTGCACCGTGGTCATCCGCTACAGCGGCCGCTCGTAGCTGGCCCAGGCGACGTGCGACTCGTGCAGGGTGACGGTGATGCCGGCCAGGCCGCGCGCGCCGTCGCCGAGCCGGCCGGCGTGCATCCGCTCGGCGAGCCGGTCGGCGACCGTGCGGGCCAGCACCTCGGTGGTGGTGTTCACCCCGGCGAAGTCGGGCTCGTCGTCCAGGTTGCGGTAGGTCAGCTCGGCCAGGACGGCCTTGAGCTGCTCGGTCGCCAGGCCGATGTCGACGACGATCCCGTCGGCGTCGAGGTCGGGGCGGCGGAAGGTGGCGTCGACGACGAAGGTGGCGCCGTGCAGCCGCTGGGCGGGCCCGAAGACCTCGCCGGTGAAGCTGTGGGCGACCATCATGTGGTCACGGACGGTCACGCTGAACACGGATCACTCCCCGTCGTAGGTGATGAGGTGGCAGAGCGCGGGCAGCCGGCCCGTGCGCAGTCGGTCGAGCACGTCGGGCAGCTCCGCGAAGCGGGACCGGCCGGTGAGCAGCGCGTCGAAGGTCGGCTCGGCGAGCAGGTCCAGGGCCAGCGCCAGCCGGTCGCGGTAGCTCCGGTCGGCCCGCCGCGGCGACACCGTACCCACCTGGCTGCTCCGGATGCGCAGTCGTCGCGAGTGGAACGCCCCGCCGAGCGAGAGTGTGACCGGGCGGTCGCCGTACCAGCTCAGCTCCAGCACGGTGCCCTCGGGGCGGAGCAGCTCCAGCGAGCGTTGCAGGCCGGCGGCGCTGGCGCTGGCGTGCACCACCAGGTCCCGTCCGGCGGCGGCGTCGGCGGGGAGGGCGAAGTCGATGCCGAGCGCGGCGGCCACCGCGGCCCGCGCGGGGTCGGCGTCGACCAGCTCGGTCCGTACCCCGGGGAAGCGGGCCAGCAGGGCGGCGACGCAGCAGCCGACCATGCCGCCGCCGATCACGGTGACCCGGTCGCCGACCAGCGGCGCGGCGTCCCAGAGCGCGTTCACCGCGGTCTCCACCGTGCCGGCCAGCACCGCCCGGGCCGCCGGCACCCCCTCCGGTACGACCACCACCGCGTCGGCCGGCACGACGTACGCGGTCTGGTGCGGATAGAGGCAGAAGACGGTCCGCCCGCGCAGCGCGTCGGGCCCCTCCTCGACCTCTCCGACGCTGAGGTAGCCGTACTTCACCGGGGCCGGGAAGTCGCCCTCCTGGAACGGGGCGCGCATGGTGGCGTACTGGTCGGCGGGGACCCGGCCGGCGAAGACCAGGGTCTCGGTGCCCCGGCTGACGCCCGAGTAGCGGGTGCGGACGAGAACCTCGTCGGGGCCGGGGGCGGGGAGGGTCACCGACCGGATCTCGCCCTCGCCGGGGGCGCGGAGCCAGAAGGCGCGGGCGTCGCGGGTCACGAATTTCCCTCTTTCCGCATCCGGACCGAACCGGACGGCCGTATTTCCCGTGTTGAGTGGCAGGGTTGTCGATCATAGACACGGAGGCAGGGTGTCCACGGTTCGAAATGGCCCGGTACTCGGGCTGATCGCCCAGTTCGTCCTGCTGGCGGGGCTGGCCGGCACGGTCGGCCTCGGCGCGGCGGGCTGGCTGGCCGGCCTCGCGTACGGTGCGACCCTGTGCGGCCTGCTGCTGCGCGGCCTGCGGGCGGCCGGGGCGGACGCGCTCGGCCCGGCGGACCGGGTGACCCTGACCCGGGCGGTCCTGGTCGGCGGCGTGCTGGCCCTGACGGTGGACGCCTGGTCGCGGCCGGCGCCGGTGGCGGTGCTGGTCCCGCTCACCGCCGTGGCGTTGGCGCTCGACGCGGTCGACGGCCGGGTGGCCCGACGCACCGGGACCGCGAGCGATCTCGGCGCGCGGTTCGACATGGAGGTCGACGCGTTCCTGATCCTGGTGCTCAGCGTCCACCTGGCGCCGGCCGTCGGCGGCTGGGTGCTGGTCATCGGCGGGATGCGGTACGCCTTCGTGGTCGCGAGCTGGCTGCTGCCCTGGATGCGCGGCACGCTGCCGCTGCGGTACTGGCGCAAGGTGGTCGCGGCCGCGCAGGGCGTCGTGCTGGCCGTCGCGTCCGCCGGCACCCTGCCCCGGGCCGCGACGACCGTGCTGGTGGCGGGCGCGCTGGCGATGCTGGTCGAGTCGTTCGGCCACGACGTCGCCTGGCTGTGGCGGCACCGCCCCGCCGCCGTCCCCGTCCCGCAGGTCACCGTCCCGGTTCCGCACGTGACCGTGCCGCACGTGCCCGTCCGGCACGTCACCGTCCGGCACGTGACCGTCCGGCACGTCACCGTTCCGCGCGCCATGCGGGTCACCGTCACCCGCGCCACGCACGCCGCCACCGGCGAGCCGGCCGCGGCCCGGTGGACGGCCCACCAGCCGGTCTGAGCCGACCGCCACGACAGCCCGCACGGCGGACACCGCAGGGAAGGACCGAGATTGTCACTCTTCACGCGCTTCCGCCGACCGGCAGTGACACCGGCGGACGACGACGGCGCCCCCTCGACGGTGGTCGCAACCCGGGGCCGCCGCGTCGTGGCGGGCGCCCTCACCGGGCTCGCCGCGGTGCTGGTGCTGGCCGCGCTCGTGGCGCCGGACCAGTTGGGCCGGCTCCGGCCCGGCGCGTTCCTGCGGATCCCGGTGGAGGCGCTGGTCGCCGTCGCGCTGCTGCTCGTCCTGCCGGCCCGGGCCCGCCGGCCGGTGGCCGTGGCGCTCGGTCTGGCGCTCGGCCTGCTGACCGTGCTCAAGCTGCTCGACATGGGCTTCTTCGTGGCCCGCGACCGGCCGTTCGACGTGCTGCTCGACTGGGGACTCTTCGACGACGGCTTCGGCTTCCTCACCGACTCGGTCGGCCGGGGCGGCGCGGTCGCCGCGGCGGCCGGGGTGCTGCTCCTCGCCGCCGCGCTGTTCGTCCTGCTCACCCTGTCGGTGCTGCGGCTGACCCGGCTGATGGTCCGGCACCGCCCCGCCACGGTCCGCGCCGTCGCGGCGCTGGCCGTGCTCTGGCTGGGCTGCGCCGTGTTCGGGGTGCGGCTCGCCCCCGGCGTGCCGGTCGCGGACCGGGCGGCGACCACGCTGGTCGCGGCGCACGCCGGCCAGGTGCGGGCCGGCCTCCACGACCGGGAGGCATTCGCCGGCGAGGCGGCCACCGACGCCTTCCGGGACGTCCCCGGCGACCGGCTGCTGACCGGGCTGCGCGGCAAGGACGTGCTGGTCGCGTTCGTGGAGAGCTACGGCCGGGACGCGGTCGAGGACCCGGAGTTCGCCCCGCAGGTCGACGCGGTGCTCGACGACGGCTACCGCCGGCTGCGGGCGGCCGGGTACGACGCCCGCAGCGGCTTCCTCACCTCCCCCACCTTCGGCGGCGGGAGCTGGCTGGCCCACGCCACGCTGCTCTCCGGGCTCTGGATCGACAACGACCAGCGCCACCGGGACCTGTTGGCCGGGGACCGGCTGACCCTCAACGGCGCGTTCCACCGGGCCGGATGGCAGACGGTGGGTGTCATGCCGGCGGCCACCCAGCCCTGGCCGGAGGGGAAGTTCTTCGGCTACGACCGCTACTACGACGCCGAGAAGCTGGCCTACCGCGGCCCGAAGTTCAGCTACGCGCCGATGCCCGACCAGTACACCCTCGCCACCTTCCAGCGGCTGGAGCGGGACCGGCCGCACGCCCCGCTGATGGCGGAGATCCCGCTGGTCTCCAGCCACTCCCCCTGGTCGGCCATCCCGAAGCCGGTCGGCTGGGACGCGGTCGGCGACGGCTCGATCTTCCACGACGCCGCCACCAGCACGGGCGGCAGCCGGGACGTGGTGCAGCGCGACGCCACGCAGATCCGCGCCGACTACCGGCGTTCCATCGAGTACACGCTCGACACCCTGGTCTCCTACGTGCTGACGTACGGCGGGGACGACCTGGTGCTGGTCTTCCTCGGCGACCACCAGCCGGCCGCGGCGGTCACCGGTGAGGGCGCCAGCCGGGACGTGCCGATCACCGTGGTGGCGCACGACCCGAAGATGTTCGACCGGATCGCCGGCTGGGGCTGGCAGGACGGGCTGCGGCCCGGGCCGCGGGCCCCGGTGTGGCGGATGGACACCTTCCGGGACCGCTTCCTCACCGCGTTCGGCCCGCAGGGCGCCCGGTGACCGGTCCGGCGCCGGTCAGGCCGCCGCGCGGCGGTCCCGCGCCCGCGGCACCGGCGTCTCCCGGGG from Micromonospora kangleipakensis includes these protein-coding regions:
- a CDS encoding glycosyltransferase family 4 protein, whose translation is MTTVHVVLPGDIDDPATPSGGNGYDRRVCRGLAAAGWTVREHPVPGGWPRPGAGERAALAGVLAGVPDRALVLLDGLVASTVPEVLAPQARRLRLVVLVHLPLETDAEAEALAAATAVVTTSEWTRRRLLDRYALPADRVRAAPPGVDPAPPATGSAAGSALLCVAAVTAHKGHDVLAAALAAVADLPWTCDCVGALTRDPDFVDRLRGQLTGAELTGRVRLVGARTGAALHDAYARADLLVLASRGETYGMVVTEALARGVPVLGTEVGGLPEALGRAPDGSRPGLLVPPDDPDALAGALRRWLTDPALRARLRRSARDRRDTLTDWAVTSTRLAAVLKEATAA
- a CDS encoding 6-pyruvoyl trahydropterin synthase family protein; its protein translation is MFSVTVRDHMMVAHSFTGEVFGPAQRLHGATFVVDATFRRPDLDADGIVVDIGLATEQLKAVLAELTYRNLDDEPDFAGVNTTTEVLARTVADRLAERMHAGRLGDGARGLAGITVTLHESHVAWASYERPL
- a CDS encoding zinc-dependent alcohol dehydrogenase, which encodes MTRDARAFWLRAPGEGEIRSVTLPAPGPDEVLVRTRYSGVSRGTETLVFAGRVPADQYATMRAPFQEGDFPAPVKYGYLSVGEVEEGPDALRGRTVFCLYPHQTAYVVPADAVVVVPEGVPAARAVLAGTVETAVNALWDAAPLVGDRVTVIGGGMVGCCVAALLARFPGVRTELVDADPARAAVAAALGIDFALPADAAAGRDLVVHASASAAGLQRSLELLRPEGTVLELSWYGDRPVTLSLGGAFHSRRLRIRSSQVGTVSPRRADRSYRDRLALALDLLAEPTFDALLTGRSRFAELPDVLDRLRTGRLPALCHLITYDGE
- a CDS encoding class I SAM-dependent methyltransferase produces the protein MTTPLPPDFADWLRLREPADAAARATGLVDVVRRRLAGDRPLVVHDLGTGTGSMGRWLAPLLSGPQHWILYDRDAGLLDRAAADLVDAAADGSPVTVETRRADITRLTAADLAGAGLVTASALLDMLTAEEVERVVAACAGHPTLFMLTVVGRVEFTPADPLDAEFAAAFDAHQRRTVDGRALLGPDAVEATRAAFTRRGIEVLVRPSPWRLGPEQAALTAEWLAGWLDAAVEQRPELAAPAGGYRRRRLAEAAQGRLRVLLHHADLLAGG
- a CDS encoding lysylphosphatidylglycerol synthase domain-containing protein, which codes for MTAASPAAPAASPAARSPWAWVRTLGGLGVLAALVWWVGTGPFLDGLRLIDGPALAAALAIGLVTTVCCAWRWALVAGGLGVRLPMGAAVAHCYRAVFLNSTLPGGVLGDVHRAVRHGRDAGDVSRGIRAVVWERTAGQVVQLVIAVAVLAALPSPVRPYLPAVTGALLVAGLGLALLARAAPRSGASRWGRALRTAVADVRSGLLARRTWVGVVVASAVVVAGHLATFVVAARTAGADAPLSRLVPLTLLALLAMGLPANVGGFGPREGVAAWAFAAAGLTAAQGVAAAMVYGALVLVASLPGAAVLVVRRFRTTAASTDR